DNA sequence from the Tenacibaculum mesophilum genome:
TGCGTTTTAATTTCTTTACATCATATCCTAAGTATTCACACATACGTCTTATTTGACGATTTAAGCCTTGTATTAAAATTATTTTAAATGTGGTATCATTTATACGTTCTACCTTGCATTTCTTTGTTACAGTTCCTAAAATAGGAATTCCATTACTCATTCTTTTTATAAAGCGCTCATCAAAAGGTTTATTAACCGTAACAATGTATTCTTTTTCGTGGTTATTCCCTGCTCGTAATATTTTGTTTACAATATCTCCATCATTGGTTAAAAAAATTAATCCTTCTGAAGGTTTATCTAAGCGACCAATAGGAAATAGTCGTTGTGGATGCCCCACAAATTTCACGATATTTTTACGTTCTTTACTATCAGTAGTACAAACAATGCCTTTAGGTTTGTTTAATGCTATATGTATCGTTTTGGGTTTTGCTTTTAATGGTTTTCCATCAATTTTTACCACATCTCCTTCATGAACTCTGTTTCCTAACTGGGTAGGTTTCCCATTTATCGTTACTCTTCCCTCAGTTATAAATCGTTCTGCTTCACGACGTGAACAAATACCTGTACTACTAATGTACTTGTTAAGATTTATTGATGTATCGTTATTATTATTTTCCATGTAATCAAAAAAAAGACAGTCTCAAAAGTACTAAATATTGTCATTTCACGAATTAAGAGAATCAGATTTCTCTGACTTCGCTCGAAATGACATACTTTCGAGACTGTCTTGTATGTTTTAGATTTTATCTTTTAAAACATGATCATTTTTTGTGTACAACGTGCTAAACTTGGTCTTCTTTCATAATCAAACCCAAGTGTAATCATGTGTGTTCCGTAATTATAATCTTGTGTTTTATTCATATTGATACTAAAACCATACGACATGTAAAGATTATTTTTCTTTAAACCAAGTAATGGTGCAATAGCATTTGGTTGAAAAAACTGGTCATTTAAGAACGTATAACTTAAACCAGCCCAAACATATCCATCTCTAATTCCTCTTCTTGCTTTAATATTCATATCTGTTCTAGAGCGTTTATCGGCTTCTCTATACTCTACTAGCATTGATGGCTCTAACTCAAAGTTTCTGCTTAATTTCGTAAAGGTGTAAGATGTAAAAAGCACATACTTTCTTAGTACTTCTGGTTCACCGGTTTGAAAATCCTCTATCTCTTTATTTAAGATGTTCATAATGTTTGCACTAATACTAAATCGTTCGTAACGATATAACAAACCTACATCAAAGTTTGAATTGTTTAAAGTTCTGTTTGATACTGTTTGTCCTGAGTTATTTTCTGATGTATCAATACCAAATTGCGTAAAGCTATAACTTAAAGCAAACGATAGAAAACTATCATGAAAGTCACTTAATGTTAAGTGACTTGCAAATGACAATTTTGCTCCTTTTTGAGTGGTATACCCGTTTTTATCATTAAATAACGTGATTCCTCCACCAAAAGTATCTGCGATACGTGCTTCAACTGTTAATGATTGTGTATCGGGTGCGTCTTTAACTCCAATCCACTGGCTTACTCCATTTAATCTAACCTGTAAACCTGTTCCTATACCTGCATAGGTTGGGGAAATTAAAAATGGATTGTCTGCCAAATGACTTACATATTGGGGTAATTCTACTTCTTGTGCAGCAAGTTTTACACTACTAAATACTACACTTAAAATTATTACTATTTTTCTCATTTCTTTTTATCTATATAGTGTAAAGTGTCCCATTATTTTCTTCTCTTGACCTGATAACTCTTTAAAGTAAATAGTATACCAATAATCTCCTGATGGTAATGGTGTACCTTCATAAGTACCATCCCATCCTTCTACAGAACCTTTAAACTCGGCAATGTTACGTGCATATCTATCATAAATAAACACTTGAATATCATGATATTCTTCTACTTCACGAGGGTACCAATAATCATTTGTTCCATCTCCGTCTGGAGTAAATAAGTTTGGAACGAAAATAGTAATATACTCTCCTCTTATAGTTACTGTTTCCTCACAGCCTCTAGCATCTCTTACCGTAATAGTGTAATCTTTTGTTTGTAAGATTAAGAACTCATTATCTGATCCAAAATCACCTCCATCTACACTATACTCATAAGGTGGTAATCCAAAATCTGCATTGGCTATTAAAGTATTCTTAACCGAATCATCAATATCTAAGGTTAATGCTTGAATATCTTCAATACTAATTGGACTACTAGTAGAACTTTCAGAACATGAAGTTATTGTATGTGTTGCTGTAACATAGTATCCTGTTCCTGCTGGTACATCAATAAATTCTCCTGTATTATTTGTTACTACAGGGTTTCCTATTCCGTCATATAATGTGTAAGACATATTAGCTCTATATGCTTCATCAACTATTGCTTTAATAATATTTCCTACCTCACAGGTATATGCAAAATCAACTGTTAATTGTAAATCTACTGGTTCAGCCGTAGTTACTCTAATTGGGTCTGCAACATTACAACCTGCTTCATCTCTTACTGTAATGTAGTAAGACGTACCTGCTTGGATGTTTTCTGCTGCTCCTAACACAATTGTATTCGTTGTATATGGTGTAGGCTGTTCTATATTATTAATACTTACGTAGTAAGGTTGTGTTCCTCCTTGTACATCTAACTCTATTGTTGGAGTTGCATTATTAATACAAGTTTGTTCTGTAACTCCTACCAATGTTGCTGTAAATTGTTGTGGTTGATCAATAACTACATCAATAGTATCAATACATCCAACCTTATCTTTAACAGTAATGGTATACGTACCTGCTGTTAAGTTTCTGAACACATTATCGGTAACAAATTTATTTGTTGGGTCTGTACTAATATTGTATTCATATCCTGTTAAGTTTCCTCCTGAGGCTAATACTGTAATAGTACCATCATTTCCTCCAAAACAACTTACATCTGTATGGTTTTCAGCAACTACTAAAGGTTCTGGTTCTACAATAGGATGTGGTGCAGTATCTTCTGTACATACTTCTCCAAATCTATTAGTACTTCTTACTCTAATTTTATATGTACCAACATCTAAACCTCCAAAAGTATTTGATGTTGTCCATGTTCCATCAATCGGGTTATTACTATCATCTAACAGTTGGTATTCGTAATTACCGAAACCGCCTGCTACAGTTGCTGATAACACTCCATTAGCATCTCCATTACAGGTAACAAATCCTGAATCAACTACCAAAGTTGGTACTAAAGGTTCGTATGCGTTGACTGTTACTACAACTGTATCTTCACAATTATTATCATCACGTACATAGAATGTTTGAGAACCTGAACTTACGTTTGTAAACGTATTGTCAGGACCAAAATTCACTCCATCGCTACTATATTCATAAACGCCTGTACCTCCTATTGCACTCACTACTACGGTTGCATTAGCATTGTTACAAGTTATATCTGCAGTAATATTTGCCGAAGCTTCTACTTCTGAAGGGTCAATTATATCCACCTGCCTTGTATACGAACAGCTATATTTATTATCTCTAACAATTACTGTGTAATTAGTACCCGCTGGTAAATTGCTAAATGTATTTGATAACTGTTCTACTTGCGTTACTCCGTCAGGATAGGTTAAAATATAACTATAACTTACAGTTGCATCTTGTGTTTGACCTCCTGTTACATTAGTTACTTCAATGGTTGCTGTTCTTTCTCCTTCACATAAGTTTGGAGTAACAGTTACATCTGCTGCCATATTTGTAGTTGGCTGTAATGTAAATGTAAATGTTTCTTCACACCCTGTAACATCTCTAACTGTTGCTGTATAATTACCTGCTATTAACCCAGTAATTCTTCTATTACTATCAAAATTTTGAACTGGTGTAGCTGGTGCTGCATCATTTACTAATTGATACTCATACGGTGCCCAACCTCCTTGAGCTTCTAACAAGATTTCTCCAGAATCAGTAACATTACAATTAATATACGTTGGTGTGCCTGTTAATGCTAATGCGTTTGCTGGTTCTTCAATTATAAAGTTTTCACTTTGTGCTTCACAGAATGGTGTATTCGTCATACTTACAACCACATAATATTCACCTGCTACTAAATTAGTAGTAATTGTTTCTGGAGTACCTCCTGTACCATTTCCTGATGTAATAGTAGTTGGGTTACCTACTTCAAATACTTCGTAAGTATAAACATCTGTATATGGTGTAGCTGCACTAAAATCTATTGTTGCACTTCCTGTACCACCAAAACAAGCTCTTTGAACATTACTTACTAATATATCAAAGGTAGGTTCTGGTTCTACCGTGTGATATACTTCTAAAGTACATCCTGTTGCTGCATTGTACATCTCAATTGTGTAATCATCAACCGGTACGTTATTAAATACTGCTGCATCTGCATCTGATACCACATTTAATGTTCGTGTATAAGGAGTAGCTCCTGTTCCTGTTATTGTATACTGAATATTTGGTAATGCTGGCACTACTTTTACAGTGATATTCTCTCCTGTATTACAGTCTGTATCTTTAATTACATCGATATCTGCTGCTGTCATTGGAGTAAATGGAGCTATCCTTACTACTCTAGATACAAAACAATCTGTATTTTCATCATATACTTTTACTGTATAATCTCCTCCAGCTAAATTAGTTGATATATATGTAAAGTTACTATCGTCTTGTAATACATCACCTGTTGCATTATCTTCAAACACAACTCGAACATAGTTTCCTGTTCCTCCTGTAATCGCTGCCTTGTCAACTGTAATTATAGCATTGTTTGTTGTATTACTTCCTGCTGTACAAGCAAACTGTGTTACTGTAATTGCTGCTGAAATATCTATTACTGGATTTTCTCTTACTGTAATTGATACATCTGTTGTACACCCATTTACTCCCGTAGCTGTAACTATATAGTCATCTGCTGGTAAGTTCGCAAATACCGTATCACTTCCTGCTAAAACAGCATTATATGTTCCTGATACATTATTAATCTCATAACTTAATGGTAAAATACCATTATCTACTGGTGAAACTGTAACTTCTCCTGTTGATGTTCCGAAACAAATATCTGTTACTGTAGCTACTACCGTGAAATTAGGAGTTTCAGCATCTTCAATTTCAATAGTTTTAACTACTGAACATTCTGGTGTTGCTCCTGTATCGTAAACTGTTACGGTATATACTCCTGCTACCGTAGGATTTAGCGTTAATGTTGTACCTGCTAAATTCGTTCTTCCTACTGCTATACTTGGTCCTGCAACTTCATAAGCATAACTACTAGATCCTGAAGTTACTTCTAATGCTACAGTTGCTGCCATTGGTGCATTACATGTTAACTTCTTAGTCTCTGTTAATGTAAATACTAAATCTGGTGTTATTGTAACATTCGTTGGGGTACCTTCTGTACATCCATTAGAATCTACTACATTTACTGTATAAGCATCTGCTGCTAAATTGGTAAATGTATAGTTTGCAGCATTCAGTATTTGCGTTTCTACTACTCCACTTCCGTTAGATAATGTATAAGTATATGTACCTGTACCTCCTGTTGCTGTTACTGATATACTTCCTCCTACTGTGGTATCACATGAATTGTCATTCTCAGTTACTGTAAATGTTACCGCTGCTGGATTTGCTATGACTACTTGATCAGTTGACTCACAATATAATCCGACAGCACCATTTTTATCTCGTACTACTACTGTATAATCTCCTGCTGGTAAGTTCGTAAAGATATTGTTTGAACTAAACGTGTTACCTGCATAAGCAACTCCTGGGGTAGCTGTTTCTTCTAATTGGTACACATAATCTCCCCAACCTCCTGATCCGGTGGCTGTAATAGTAGCATCTGAACCATTGTAACAGCTTACTACTGGATTGGTAACTCCTGTTACTGATAACGAATCTGCTGGCTCTGCAATGGTAAAGTTTGCACTTTGTGCTTCACAGAATGGACTGTTAGTTCCCATATCTATTCGTACATAGTACTCTCCTGCTACCAATCCTGTGATTGTTTCTGGTGTACCTGCTGTTCCTGTTCCTGTTACTGCCGTTGCTGTACCTGTAGTAGCATCGTAAACAATATAACTATAACCACTTGTGTATGGTGGTGTACTTGGTACAAAACTTAAGACAGCACTTCCATTATTATCTCCTTTACAATCTACATCATCTACATTGGTAATTAAAATATCAAAGGTAGGTTCTGCTTCTACTGTGTGATACTCTGTATATATACAATTGGTATCTCTATTTTCTAACTCTACTCTATAAGTTCCTGTTGCTAATAATGTTGTAAAATCTCCATCTGTATTAGTTCTAGTTTCTAATAGAGCATTCGTATCATCATACAATCTAAATTCAAAATTTGCTAATGCTCCTCCTGTATTTATAGTATAGGTAGCCTCTATATCTTCTCCCTCATTACAATCAATAGTTCTTTGTGGACTAATTGTTACACCTGTAATTGCTACATAAGCATCAATAGTAGTGTTTTCTACTCCTGAACATCCTTTATCGTCATAAACAGTGATTGATACTGGTCCTCCTGAGGTATTCGTTGTACTAAAACTTGTACTCGAACCGTCTTGGGTTATTGGTCCGCTTCCGTCTACTGGGGTATAAACAAATACATAACGTGTATAATTTGTTGAACCTCCTACTGTTCCTGCTGGAATAGTTACCGTAGCAACATCTACAGTATTACCTGCGCTACATCCAAATTGATCTACAACTGGTGTACTCGGTACTATTGGAGCGTATTCATCTATTACAATATCTGTAACGGTGAAAGTACATCCATTCGTTCCTTCTCCTGTAACGGAGTATGTTCCTGGTGGTAAATCTGTTATTACATTTCCTGTAATCGTTCCTGCTGCAGGAATTATACTATAATTTAATGGTAAAATTCCATTGTCTACTGCCGTTAAAGTAATTCTACCCGAATTATCTCCTGAACATAAACTAGCCTCGGCTAATGCTGTGAAACTAGGAATTTCAGCATCTTCAATTTCAATAGTTTTAACTACTGAACATTCTGGTGTTGCTCCTGTATCGTAAACTGTTACGGTATATACTCCTGCTACCGTAGGATTTAGCGTTAATGTTGTACCTGCTAAATTCGTTCTTCCTACTGCTATACTTGGTCCTGCAACTTCATAAGCATAACTACTAGATCCTGAAGTTACTTCTAATGCTACAGTTGCTGCCATTGGTGCATTACATGTTAACTTCTTAGTCTCTGTTAATGTAAATACTAAATCTGGTGTTATTGTAACATTCGTTGGGGTACCTTCTGTACATCCATTAGAATCTACTACATTTACTGTATAAGCATCTGCTGCTAAATTGGTAAATGTATAGTTTGCAGCATTCAGTATTTGCGTTTCTACTACTCCACTTCCGTTAGATAATGTATAAGTATATGTACCTGTACCTCCTGTTGCTGTTACTGATATACTTCCTCCTACTGTGGTATCACATGAATTGTCATTCTCAGTTACTGTAAATGTTACCGCTGCTGGATTTGCTATGACTACTTGATCAGTTGACTCACAATATAATCCGACAGCACCATTTTTATCTCGTACTACTACTGTATAATCTCCTGCTGGTAAGTTCGTAAAGATATTGTTTGAACTAAACGTGTTACCTGCATAAGCAACTCCTGGGGTAGCTGTTTCTTCTAATTGGTACACATAATCTCCCCAACCTCCTGATCCGGTGGCTGTAATAGTAGCATCTGAACCATTGTAACAGCTTACTACTGGATTGGTAACTCCTGTTACTGATAACGAATCTGCTGGCTCTGCAATGGTAAAGTTTGCACTTTGTGCTTCACAGAATGGACTGTTAGTTCCCATATCTATTCGTACATAGTACTCTCCTGCTACCAATCCTGTGATTGTTTCTGGTGTACCTGCTGTTCCTGTTCCTGTTACTGCCGTTGCTGTACCTGTAGTAGCATCGTAAACAATATAACTATAACCACTTGTGTATGGTGGTGTACTTGGTACAAAACTTAAGACAGCACTTCCATTATTATCTCCTTTACAATCTACATCATCTACATTGGTAATTAAAATATCAAAGGTAGGTTCTGCTTCTACTGTGTGATACTCTGTATATATACAATTGGTATCTCTATTTTCTAACTCTACTCTATAAGTTCCTGTTGCTAATAATGTTGTAAAATCTCCATCTGTATTAGTTCTAGTTTCTAATAGAGCATTCGTATCATCATACAATCTAAATTCAAAATTTGCTAATGCTCCTCCTGTATTTATAGTATAGGTAGCCTCTATATCTTCTCCCTCATTACAATCAATAGTTCTTTGTGGACTAATTGTTACACCTGTAATTGCTACATAAGCATCAATAGTAGTGTTTTCTACTCCTGAACATCCTTTATCGTCATAAACAGTGATTGATACTGGTCCTCCTGAGGTATTCGTTGTACTAAAACTTGTACTCGAACCGTCTTGGGTTATTGGTCCGCTTCCGTCTACTGGGGTATAAACAAATACATAACGTGTATAATTTGTTGAACCTCCTACTGTTCCTGCTGGAATAGTTACCGTAGCAACATCTACAGTATTACCTGCGCTACATCCAAATTGATCTACAACTGGTGTACTCGGTACTATTGGAGCGTATTCATCTATTACAATATCTGTAACGGTGAAAGTACATCCATTCGTTCCTTCTCCTGTAACGGAGTATGTTCCTGGTGGTAAATCTGTTATTACATTTCCTGTAATCGTTCCTGCTGCAGGAATTATACTATAATTTAATGGTAAAATTCCATTGTCTACTGCCGTTAAAGTAATTCTACCCGAATTATCTCCTGAACATAAACTAGCCTCGGCTAATGCTGTGAAACTAGGAATTTCAGCATCTTGAATAGTTACAGTTTGTGTACCTGTAGTACATCCTGTATTTATATCTGTAACTGATACTGTATATGTTCCTGGAGCCAAACTAATAATTGCTGTAGTGTTACCTGCTGGGATAGCTACTGGAGCCCCTCCATCAACCGAATAAGTATAGTTTGCTGTGAAAGTTGCTGTATTGTGTGAACCGCTATTAATTGTAAGAGTAGCTTCTCCATTTAAAACACACTCTGCATTTTTTGTAGGTACCACATCAAATGTAACATTCTCGTGTACTATTACTGTTGTTGGTACACTTTCACAACCTGTAGCGTCTCTTACTACAATATCATAACTACCTGGGGTTACATTATTTTGTGTAAAAGTTGTGTTAGTTGTTTCTGTACTAAAGGTAGCTCCTCCATTTAATGAATATTGGTAAGGTGCTACACCAGTAGTAACTGTTGCTGTAATCGTTTTATTTGCAGGACAACTATCTGCTACTGCTGTGGCTGTTGGTAATTGTGCTACATTTAAAGTTACTGTACCTAAATTAGCAGTACACGCTCCTGTTCCATTACTATCTTCAACTTCTACCGTTACGTCTACAGATGTTATACTAGTAGGTGCTGTTACTGTAATTTCATTACCTGTAACTGTTGCTGTTGCAGTCGCTTCAGATAAAGTTACGTTATAAGTGTAAGGTGCAAACCCTCCTAAAACATTTTCTACTCTTATCTTCCCTGGAACGTTACATGTAATATCATTTAATTTATTCAAATTACCTGTTATAGGCTGACCTTCTTTAATAGTTACATCTAAACTACCAAATTCACAAACAGGTGGTCCTCCCGTTGTATTGCTAAGTATAATATAATATACTCCTGAAGGTAACCCAGTTGCCACAATAGGGGCAAAACCTGTTTGTGGAACATTCGTATATGCAGGTAAAGCTGTACCTGCGTTAGTTACTGGGTCTCTTTCATACAACGTCCAAGTAAAATTATTGTTTAAATCTGTACTTGTATTATCTATTTCAAATGTAATTTGCCCATTAGAACTACCACTACATTGATTATTGTTTACTGTAGGTGTAATTGGCACAGAAGGGGTAAAAGTAGCATAAACATCTTCATTGTTCTGCTTAATACAGTCATCTGTTGTATCAAGAGGAGTACCATTTAAATCTTTTACATAAAACACATACGTTAACCCAGGAGTTAAATTTTTAAATGTATACGTTCTATCTTGATCAGGTACTGGTGCTGGTGCTGGAGGTGCTGGACTATCAATGTCTGGATCAACCCAACCAGAAGGAGTTCCTATTGCAAACTGGAAAGGACCAGCTCCTAAAAAAGCTTCAACAGTTACACTAAACCCTTCATTACAGCTAGTAGGATTTGCAACTGGGTTTACGATTAAACCTTCAACTGGATAAGGAACTTCATATCTTCCAAAATTAAAAATACATCTTGTAGTAACACCATCTGCTTCTACAATCCTTATCGCTGGGTAAACTATTGTCCCTGAATCTATTCCTGTAAATGTAGGAGAAGATTGCCATGTTGCTCCGTCATCTTTACTAAACTCAACACTATAAGGTGTTGGTACTGTAGGGTAATTAGTAAACTCAAAACCAAACAGGTTTTCATTTCCTAAAAAAGGTGTGCCGCACACAGGTAAAATTGAACTTAAATCGGCTGTTAAAGGTGGTAATTCTTCTAATGTAAAATCAAAAGTGTCCTCACACCCTAAAGCATCTGTAATTTTAATTTCATAAGTATCTACAGCTAAGTTATTGAAACTAAAATTAGTACCTATGAAGTTGTCTAATCTATCTATTTCGGTATTTGAACTATCTTCAATGGTAATAGTATAAGGTCCTTGACCTCTATTTACTATTATTTCACCATCTACACTACCTCTATCTCCATTACATGTAGGGTTATTAGGTGTTGCTGTGATATCTACAGGCATAATATATGCTATTACAACATCTTCGATAACATAAGAACATGTTGAACTATCTCTTACATATACATCATAAGTGTTAGGTGCTAAATTAGTTATAGGGTTCGTGTTTGAAAAACCTGTTGTAGGTACTGGGTCTCCAGCTGTTACTACAGCATATTCGTAAGTTCCTGTTCCTGTACCTCCTGTAGCACTAATTGCTATTGATCCAGGTGTACAACTAGCGTTTGTGGGTGTTGCTGTTGCTTGTAACTGCGGATTAATAGTTATACTTTTAGTAGTAATACAACCCCTACCATCTTTTACATTAACTGTATAAGTATTTGGTGTTAGTCCTGTAAAAGTATATTCATCTGGTGTGGCTACATCTGGATTTTGCCATGGATTTCCATTAATGTTGTATTGATAATCTCCATTACCAACGGTGTTGCTCACTAAGATACTTCCACTTGTTCCATCAAAACATGTTGTTGCTACATCAAAATCTACTGTTTGCGATGGGTTTATCATTACTGTTACTGGTGATGAATCACAACCCAAACGATCTGTAGCTACTACTGTATACGTTCCTGCTGCTACATCTGTAAACTCTGTCGTAGTTGTTCCTAATGATGTTCCTCCATTATCAAATAACTCATAACTAAATGGTGCGCCATTTCCTCCGCTTCCGTTTGGTGTAATAGTAGCTCCTGTTGCTGGTACACAAGTAACTTCTTTTGTTACTGGTGCTACTACTGTTACTACACTTGGATCTGTTAAGGTTGCACTTACTGTTTGCTCACATGCTGCAATTCCTCCTACTGGACGAACTTCAATTGTATGTGTTCCTGATGTAAAGTTTGGTATAACAAATGGATTATTTCCTGAAGTACTTACCCAACCTGCTCCTATATTATATTCAAACTCAGTTGGTGTTGATGATGGAAAACTTGCTTCTACTTCTATACTTCCATTATTGTCTCCTAAACATGTAGGATTTGTCGTGTTTATAACTGCTGCTGTAAATTCTTGATCTGCTGCTACTGTTACCAATACATCTTCTGTACAATTACTTCCATAATCTACAGTTACTGTATGAGCTCCAGCTGCTACATTATTAAAAATATTAGCATTTGCTCCTGTTTGTGCTGCAGCCCCAT
Encoded proteins:
- the rluF gene encoding 23S rRNA pseudouridine(2604) synthase RluF; this translates as MENNNNDTSINLNKYISSTGICSRREAERFITEGRVTINGKPTQLGNRVHEGDVVKIDGKPLKAKPKTIHIALNKPKGIVCTTDSKERKNIVKFVGHPQRLFPIGRLDKPSEGLIFLTNDGDIVNKILRAGNNHEKEYIVTVNKPFDERFIKRMSNGIPILGTVTKKCKVERINDTTFKIILIQGLNRQIRRMCEYLGYDVKKLKRTRIMNVTLGSLKVGEWRELSSKEMDEINKLVAGSSKTYEEAEKKNQKASPQNNKQSKKRADFKSKFGRRRKS
- a CDS encoding PorP/SprF family type IX secretion system membrane protein; the encoded protein is MRKIVIILSVVFSSVKLAAQEVELPQYVSHLADNPFLISPTYAGIGTGLQVRLNGVSQWIGVKDAPDTQSLTVEARIADTFGGGITLFNDKNGYTTQKGAKLSFASHLTLSDFHDSFLSFALSYSFTQFGIDTSENNSGQTVSNRTLNNSNFDVGLLYRYERFSISANIMNILNKEIEDFQTGEPEVLRKYVLFTSYTFTKLSRNFELEPSMLVEYREADKRSRTDMNIKARRGIRDGYVWAGLSYTFLNDQFFQPNAIAPLLGLKKNNLYMSYGFSINMNKTQDYNYGTHMITLGFDYERRPSLARCTQKMIMF